The following are encoded in a window of Flavobacterium sp. WC2421 genomic DNA:
- a CDS encoding M42 family metallopeptidase, with protein sequence MSTKSILKKSSITFLEQYLNNASPTGFEAEGQKIWMDYLKPYVDTFITDTYGTAVGIINPDAPYKVVIEGHADEISWYVNYITDDGLIYVIRNGGSDHQIAPSKRVNIHTKKGIVKGVFGWPAIHTRNRDKEENPKISNIFIDLGCETKEEVEKMGVHVGCVITYPDEFIILNENKFVCRAIDNRMGGFMIAEVARLLHENKVKLPFGLYITNSVQEEVGLRGAEMITKTIKPNVAIVTDVCHDSTTPMIDKKIEGDTKIGKGPVVTYAPAVQNNLRELILDTAEEKKIPFQRLASSRVTGTDTDAFAYSNGGVASALISLPLRYMHTTVEMVHRDDVENVIKLIYETLLKLENNETFSYFK encoded by the coding sequence ATGAGCACAAAATCGATATTAAAAAAATCCTCTATCACTTTTTTAGAGCAATACTTAAACAACGCCTCTCCTACTGGGTTTGAAGCCGAAGGGCAAAAAATTTGGATGGATTATTTAAAACCATACGTTGATACTTTTATAACCGATACTTACGGAACGGCCGTAGGAATCATCAACCCTGACGCTCCTTATAAAGTAGTGATTGAAGGTCATGCCGATGAAATTTCTTGGTATGTAAACTACATTACTGATGATGGATTGATATACGTCATTAGAAATGGAGGTTCGGATCACCAAATTGCCCCTTCTAAACGTGTGAACATTCACACCAAAAAAGGAATTGTAAAAGGAGTTTTTGGTTGGCCTGCCATTCATACCAGAAATAGAGACAAAGAAGAAAATCCAAAAATCAGCAATATTTTCATCGATCTTGGTTGTGAAACCAAAGAAGAAGTAGAAAAAATGGGTGTTCATGTAGGTTGCGTGATTACTTATCCTGATGAATTCATTATTTTAAACGAGAACAAATTTGTTTGTCGCGCAATTGATAACCGTATGGGAGGTTTTATGATTGCCGAAGTAGCGCGTTTACTGCATGAAAACAAAGTAAAACTTCCTTTTGGATTGTACATTACTAACTCCGTTCAAGAAGAAGTAGGTTTGCGTGGTGCTGAAATGATCACTAAAACTATCAAACCAAATGTAGCAATAGTTACTGATGTATGTCATGACTCTACAACTCCTATGATTGACAAGAAAATCGAAGGAGATACTAAAATAGGAAAAGGACCAGTTGTAACTTATGCTCCAGCAGTTCAAAATAATCTAAGAGAACTGATCCTAGACACTGCCGAGGAAAAGAAAATTCCTTTTCAACGTCTTGCTTCTTCTCGCGTTACTGGAACTGATACAGACGCATTTGCCTACAGTAATGGTGGTGTAGCATCGGCTTTGATTTCACTTCCGTTGCGTTACATGCATACTACAGTTGAAATGGTGCACCGTGATGATGTTGAAAACGTGATTAAATTAATCTATGAAACATTATTAAAATTAGAGAATAACGAAACTTTCTCTTACTTCAAATAG
- a CDS encoding TolC family protein produces MYKIKLQQFSIVLSICLAVVSCKAPSAVTMSENKMIPESFGISKDTVNSSNLSWNNYFKDPNLVNLIDIALKNNQELMITLQEIEMAKNDIRVRKGALLPSVGLRAGTGVEKVGRYTSQGAGDASTEIAPGKEFPDPLTDFNVGAYANWEVDIWKKLHNSKKAAVTRYLSTIEGKNFVITNLISEVADSYYELLALDSQLEIVKQNIQLQQNALEIVKVQKEAARATELAVQKFQAEVLASKSMEFQINQKIVETENTINFLLGRYPEKITRDSASFLNLIPATIQSGIPSQLLINRPDVKQAELDLTAAKLDVKVARAEFYPSLDISAAFGLQAFKTSYLVKFPESLLYNLVGDIAAPLINRNAIKAEFANANARQLQALYNYDRTILNAYLEVSNQLANIGNLEKSYALKQQQVTALNTSISVANDLFKSARADYFEVLMTQRDALDAKLELVETKKDQLNAFVQVYKALGGGWK; encoded by the coding sequence ATGTATAAAATCAAATTACAACAATTTAGTATAGTTTTAAGCATTTGTCTTGCTGTTGTAAGCTGTAAAGCTCCGTCTGCTGTAACAATGTCTGAAAACAAAATGATTCCAGAAAGTTTTGGAATTAGCAAGGACACAGTTAATAGTTCAAATCTGAGTTGGAATAACTATTTTAAAGATCCTAATCTTGTCAATTTAATTGATATTGCACTAAAAAACAATCAGGAGTTGATGATTACTTTGCAAGAAATTGAAATGGCAAAGAATGATATCCGTGTTCGAAAAGGGGCATTATTGCCATCTGTTGGACTAAGAGCAGGAACTGGAGTAGAAAAAGTAGGAAGATATACCAGCCAAGGCGCTGGTGATGCTAGTACTGAAATTGCGCCAGGTAAAGAGTTTCCAGATCCATTGACTGATTTTAATGTTGGAGCCTATGCCAATTGGGAAGTTGATATTTGGAAAAAATTGCATAATTCTAAGAAAGCTGCTGTGACTAGATATTTATCTACTATTGAAGGAAAGAATTTTGTAATTACAAATCTTATTTCTGAAGTTGCTGACTCCTATTATGAGTTATTGGCTTTGGATAGCCAATTGGAAATTGTAAAACAAAACATCCAATTGCAACAGAATGCGCTTGAAATTGTAAAAGTGCAAAAAGAAGCAGCAAGAGCAACAGAATTAGCCGTTCAAAAATTTCAAGCTGAAGTTTTGGCTTCTAAAAGTATGGAGTTTCAAATAAACCAAAAAATTGTAGAAACTGAAAACACGATCAACTTTTTGCTGGGACGTTATCCTGAAAAAATCACCAGAGACAGTGCTAGTTTTTTAAATCTAATACCAGCAACAATTCAGTCCGGTATACCATCTCAATTATTAATTAATAGACCGGATGTAAAACAAGCCGAATTAGATTTGACTGCTGCTAAACTAGATGTAAAAGTAGCGCGGGCTGAGTTTTATCCCTCACTTGATATTTCAGCGGCTTTTGGGCTGCAAGCTTTTAAAACTTCCTATTTGGTTAAATTTCCAGAATCTTTATTGTACAATTTAGTGGGTGACATAGCTGCACCTTTAATTAATAGAAATGCTATTAAAGCCGAGTTTGCTAATGCCAATGCACGCCAATTGCAAGCTTTGTATAATTATGATCGTACGATTTTGAATGCCTATTTAGAAGTTTCGAATCAATTAGCAAATATTGGTAATTTAGAAAAAAGTTATGCGCTTAAACAACAGCAAGTAACTGCTTTGAATACTTCTATTAGTGTAGCCAATGATTTATTTAAATCGGCTAGAGCTGATTATTTTGAAGTTTTGATGACCCAACGGGATGCACTTGATGCTAAACTGGAATTGGTAGAAACCAAAAAAGACCAACTGAATGCTTTTGTGCAAGTGTATAAAGCACTTGGTGGAGGTTGGAAATAA
- a CDS encoding DUF4294 domain-containing protein gives MKLTTYTIFFLLLSFFAKAQEIPPAPTPMGYELKESDDVVNDTIQLEEIVVSKEKLDPDAKKQFLILQNRVYKTYPYAKLASERLTNLNRGMDRLSTNKEKKKYFKIVEDYLNNEFEAKLKKLSRSQGRILVKLIHRQTGTTTYELVKTLKSGWKAFWSNTAASMFDINLKSEYAPYTVNEDFLIETILQRAFESGRLVNQTPANPVDIDKLNEFWESKAEQVKKK, from the coding sequence ATGAAGTTAACTACCTATACTATATTCTTTTTATTACTATCGTTTTTTGCCAAAGCTCAGGAGATTCCTCCAGCTCCTACGCCAATGGGGTACGAATTAAAAGAATCAGATGATGTAGTAAATGACACGATACAGTTGGAGGAAATTGTGGTTTCAAAAGAGAAACTAGATCCCGATGCCAAAAAACAATTTTTAATTCTTCAAAACAGGGTTTATAAAACATACCCTTATGCAAAACTCGCATCCGAAAGATTGACCAATCTCAATAGAGGTATGGATCGCTTATCTACAAATAAAGAAAAGAAAAAGTATTTTAAAATTGTCGAAGATTACCTTAATAATGAGTTTGAAGCCAAACTAAAGAAGCTTTCCCGAAGTCAAGGTAGAATTTTAGTAAAATTGATTCATCGTCAAACCGGAACCACCACTTATGAATTGGTTAAAACGCTAAAAAGCGGATGGAAAGCGTTTTGGTCCAATACTGCTGCGAGTATGTTTGATATTAATTTAAAATCGGAATATGCTCCATATACAGTAAATGAAGATTTTTTGATAGAAACAATATTACAAAGAGCCTTTGAATCAGGAAGATTAGTAAATCAAACCCCCGCAAATCCTGTTGATATAGATAAACTAAATGAATTTTGGGAATCCAAAGCTGAGCAGGTAAAGAAGAAATAA
- a CDS encoding DUF2238 domain-containing protein, translating into MKYIYLMLIVFFGTFLWSVINPKEVFTCFLEIIPAIIGILVLAFTFNKFRFTNFTYFLILIHCIILFIGGHYTYAEVPFFDYIKDAFHQSRNNYDKVGHFAQGLVPAMIIRELFIRKNVISNKSFFNFIIVSICLAISAAYEWIEWFVSIASGDEGDAFLGTQGDIWDTQSDMLFATIGAITGLILFSKIQDKQLQKI; encoded by the coding sequence ATGAAGTATATCTACTTAATGTTAATTGTCTTTTTTGGAACTTTTCTATGGTCTGTTATCAATCCAAAAGAAGTTTTCACTTGTTTTCTTGAAATTATCCCTGCTATCATTGGTATTTTGGTTTTAGCTTTTACTTTTAATAAATTTAGATTTACCAATTTCACCTACTTCCTTATTCTTATTCATTGCATTATATTATTCATAGGTGGTCATTATACGTATGCCGAAGTTCCCTTTTTCGATTATATTAAAGACGCATTTCATCAAAGTAGAAACAATTATGATAAAGTGGGTCACTTTGCACAAGGTTTAGTACCAGCAATGATTATAAGAGAATTATTTATTCGTAAAAATGTAATCAGCAATAAAAGCTTTTTTAATTTTATTATTGTTTCCATCTGTTTAGCCATTAGTGCTGCTTACGAATGGATTGAATGGTTTGTTTCTATCGCTTCGGGAGATGAAGGTGATGCTTTTTTAGGAACTCAAGGTGATATTTGGGACACCCAATCTGACATGTTATTTGCTACTATTGGTGCAATAACTGGTTTAATACTGTTTTCAAAGATTCAGGATAAACAGCTTCAAAAAATTTAG